In the Larimichthys crocea isolate SSNF unplaced genomic scaffold, L_crocea_2.0 scaffold364, whole genome shotgun sequence genome, one interval contains:
- the LOC109138821 gene encoding stonustoxin subunit beta: protein MASENMKIAALGRPFTLGMLYDARKDELIPGVTLWDDKTLQENITESSQHSSAFQISSSDSIESKSSLLDVEASLKASFLGGLIEVGGSAKYLNDTKKFKNQSRVTFQYKATTNFKQLSMAHLLTMDTEQADLIEKGFATHVVTGILYGAEAFFVFDSEKLEASSVQDIQGHMEAVVKKIPSFNIEGEVDIKLNDEEKALTEKFSCKFYGDFILKSNPATFVDAVKTYVELPKLLGENGENSVPLMVWLMPLKNLDPGAAELMSGISVGLVRKAQDALEDLKEIEMRCNDSLDDGVAEHFSQIHKDLSSFKKSCNYYTSHLQQIMGKKFPLIREGKEDESSVEQVFEDRHGSPFSHEKLSEWLDHKEREMNIIRSCVGMMEGVKIVHSQSELDREVLAAGVEHAVCFVFTSLKGADPCFDAMNNYLDSLDLRSTTEDPWYYSDEVLTKMREKAEEVHNLAKALKNNPRVCFLIASIANEKYTGATIYHYKDGILVTDDFTNLNLPPVEEITDRTDLMWYACDLTLDPNTANGHLILSEGNKKATYGSWQYYPEHPERFDKQPQVLCSQGLTGRHYWEVEWSISFYAEIYVGAAYKSLKRKGDGSQSSLRDSAISWALLNWASDTKHTLEPWHNGKLKELPFGCSRVGVYLDWPAGTLSFYQVSSNTLSHLHTFHTTFTEPLHPGFSVSWQSKYAYLCPFE from the exons ATGGCCTCAGAGAACATGAAGATTGCTGCCCTGGGTCGACCTTTCACCCTGGGAATGCTGTACGATGCTCGGAAAGATGAACTGATCCCAG GTGTGACACTGTGGGATGACAAAACTCTCCAAGAAAACATAACTGAAAGCTCTCAGCACAGCAGTGCATTTCAAATTTCTTCATCTGACTCCATTGAATCCAAGtcttctctgctggatgttgaAGCTTCTCTGAAGGCCAGCTTCCTGGGTGGACTGATTGAAGTTGGAGGATCTGCCAAGTATCTGAATGATACGAAGAAATTCAAGAATCAGAGCAGAGTGACATTTCAGTACAAAGCTACAACCAACTTCAAACAGCTGTCAATGGCTCACCTTCTAACCATGGACACAGAACAGGCAGATCTTATTGAGAAAGGTTTTGCAACACATGTAGTCACAGGCATCCTTTATGGGGCAGaagctttctttgtgtttgacagtgagAAGTTAGAAGCCAGCAGCGTTCAAGACATCCAGGGCCACATGGAAGCTGTGGTAAAGAAGATCCCCTCTTTTAATATTGAGGGGGAAGTTGACATCAAGCTAAATGATGAGGAAAAAGCCCTGACTGAGAAATTCTCCTGTAAATTCTATGGAGACTTCATTCTTAAAAGCAACCCTGCAACATTTGTAGACGCAGTGAAGACCTATGTCGAACTTCCAAAGCTTCTGGGAGAAAATGGAGAGAACAGTGTTCCATTGATGGTCTGGCTGATGCCACTGAAGAATTTAGATCCAGGAGCTGCTGAGCTGATGAGTGGGATCAGCGTTGGACTAGTGAGGAAGGCACAAGATGCTCTAGAAGATTTAAAGGAAATAGAAATGAGATGCAATGATTCTCTGGATGACGGAGTAGCAGAGCATTTTTCACAGATTCACAAAGATCTAAGCAGTTTCAAAAAATCCTGTAATTATTACACATCTCACCTCCAGCAGATCATGGGGAAGAAATTTCCCCTCATCCGTGAAGGTAAAGAAGATGAGAGTTCAGTAGAACAAGTCTTTGAAGACAGACACGGGTCACCATTCAGTCATGAAAAACTCAGCGAGTGGCTGGatcataaagagagagaaatgaacatCATCAGGTCCTGTGTAGGAATGATGGAGGGAGTGAAGATCGTCCATAGTCAGTCAGAGTTGGACAGAGAGGTTCTTGCTGCAGGTGTAGAACATGCTGTGTGCTTCGTTTTCACCTCCCTGAAGGGTGCTGACCCCTGCTTCGATGCGATGAACAACTACCTGGATTCTCTTGATTTAAGAAGTACCACTGAAGACCCATGGTACTACTCGGATGAAGTTTTAAccaaaatgagagaaaaagcagaagaggTCCACAATCTTGCCAAAGCACTGAAGAACAACCCCAGAGTCTGTTTCCTCATAGCCTCGATTGCAAATGAGAAGTACACAGGAGCAACTATCTACCATTACAAGGACGGCATCCTGGTCACTGATGATTTCACAAACCTAAACCTCCCTCCTGTGGAGGAGATCACAGACAGGACAGATCTGATGTGGT ATGCCTGTGACCTCACCCTGGACCCAAACACTGCAAACGGGCACCTCATTCTGTCTGAGGGAAACAAAAAGGCAACATATGGATCATGGCAGTACTATCCTGAGCATCCAGAGAGGTTTGATAAACAACCTCAGGTGTTGTGCAGTCAGGGGTTAACTGGGCGTCATTACTGGGAGGTAGAGTGGAGCATTAGCTTCTATGCAGAGATTTACGTAGGTGCTGCATACAAATCACTTAAAAGAAAAGGAGACGGTTCACAGAGCTCACTTCGTGATAGTGCCATATCATGGGCTTTGCTCAATTGGGCTTCAGATACAAAGCACACACTTGAGCCATGGCATAATGGGAAGTTGAAGGAACTTCCCTTTGGCTGCAGCAGAGTTGGGGTGTATCTGGACTGGCCTGCTGGCACTCTGTCCTTTTACCAAGTCTCTTCTAACACACTGAGTCACCTGCACACCTTTCACACCACATTCACTGAGCCTCTTCACCCAGGCTTCTCTGTTAGTTGGCAGTCCAAATATGCATACCTGTGTCCATTTGAATAA